The Vibrio alginolyticus NBRC 15630 = ATCC 17749 genomic sequence ACTCAGAATCTTTCCAATCAGATAAACGCACTTCGTCATAGTTTTTGTTGTAGTTGATCTCATAGCTCAGCTTGACGTTATCAAGGTACTCGTTATCAAACTGACGCATATCGTAAGAGCCTGTCAGTGTCCACTTACCTTGTTCAACTGTTTTCCCAGCAACGCTTACCGAAGTACCATCCGTTAGTGTTTTGTTACCTGCACCATCTGAATAAACTTGAAATTCGTGTCGGTAACGTAAAGCGGTACTTAAGCCAAAAGAGGATTTGTAACCAACACGAACTTGTGGTTTATAAGTGGTTTTTTCGTCATCATCACCAAAAGTAATAGGCATCCCTGGTTGGATAAACCATTGTTTATTTATTTGGTAGCGAACTCCCCAATCAAACTCAGAATCACCAGCAACGAGTTGATCCCAAAAATGCGAGTTGTCGTAACTATGGAATTTTTGTTCTACACCAAAGTTCAGTTTGGTCTGATCGTTAATTTTAGAACTACCACTAATTTTGATACGTTGGGCATAAGTTTCACTCTCATGCTTATATTCTGCGCGATAGTCTAAAGTTGCTGCGGAAACCGCTCCCGCCATTAATGTGGAAGCAACGAATAGGGACATTGTTGTAACTGCTTTCATGATTATATCTCTCTGTATATATTTTTTGGGATACCACTTAAATCCCTGGATTTGATTCAACACTATTGAATTAATGTATGACAAATACTAGTTAATTCATCATGAGAGTTCTGTGATATTAATCATGTAAGTGCCCCTCAACTGACAATTTGTATTATTATATATTCAAAAGTGTTAGCTATGTCTGATTCTAAAACGACCTTTGTATACATCACTTACAGAGAAATGTTTTAACTCGTTTCATATGATAAAGAAGAAGATTAAAAAAACATAAAAAACAATAAATTCAATAACTTAAAGCCAAAAATCTTGACATAAAATCAAAATTCCCTTGCTAAATCACCTTTAGTTTTTGCTGTTCCTCTATAAAGAAAGCTGTCAACCTCATAAAGGTTCAGCTCTTATTGATGTTGATATTCAACTATTTTGTGTGACTTATTCATCACTTCAGTGAGCAATCATTGTATCTAGTGTGAGTCGGATCATTCTATTGATAAAACCATCTAGATGACAGAAATTATTTGTCTAACAATATTACATAAATAAAAACACATAGAAGTGAGTACCTACCATGCAAGTAACAAAAATTGCAGCAGCAATTGCTATTTCCACAGGTTTGTTAACCGGATGTAACACTGATTTAAGGGATGCACCATCGGCTCCCCCACCAACAGAAACTGAGTCTGAGTTGAGCCAAGGTATGTGGGATATTTCAACACCAGCCACTGTGGCGAAATCCGATGATGAGCACGACCTGCCAAACGTCTATGTCTTTGAAGACGGTACGCAAAAGTATTATAACGATGATGATAACTTCGGTACTTACACAATCTACACTTCAACTTATACCGAAGATAAAGATACAGAGACGCTTACATTCAACCTTTATGACGAGAGCGATCTAAGTAACCCTACCGAGTTAACAGGGACTTATGAAGTTTCAAACGGCATGTTAACCATCTCAGGAACAAATGACGGAAACTTCACCGGTAACGATGAATCAGAAAACGATGCGGTGAAAGATGCAGTTGCAGCGGCAAATAATGACGCTGGCGATAACAACGTCGTACAAATTTTGGATACCAATAAAGGTGGAACAGAAGAAGACACCGGTGAGTTACGAATCAAGCTGTCTGATTCAACGAGTGTTTCAGAAATTTCAACAGGCCGACTAACTGTAGATCTAACTTACCAGCATCATGAAGAAACAGAACAGGAAGCCGACGGTTCTGGTGACAATGCTTACATCTCATTTTATGCAGCAAAAACCTCGAATTCCAACTTGCATGGCGAAGTGGCATTTGAAAACGGCAAAATCAAATACCGCGATGCAAGTGGAAACTTGACGGAAACAGGCGACACGTTTGAGTTAGGTGAAAACCTCGCGATAGAAGTCAGTTGGGTAGAAAACTTCTTCTCTTTTTCGGTTAACGGTAAACAAATAGGTGAAATGTTACCTGTCGCTGATGGCACCGCTGTAACTTATGTATCACTGAGACTAGGTGATAATGGCAACACTACAAACTTTGAATTAAATGCAGACAACTTGAAGATTTACTCTAGTGATTCGGGCTCTGAAGTGTTGGTTCTAGAAGAGGATTTTGACAACTACATTCCAGGCTTAGACCTCGCGACAATTTACAACAGTGCATCAAGCGAAGCGGTTGTCATTTCAGACGGAAGTTCTAATCCTGATAAACCGTCAGAAGACGTGAGTGAAAACTTTGACTCATACCCAGTAGGAACAAATATCAGTTCAGCAAACTCTAGTTGGAAAGAATACAATACGGTTGCTGATGACTCCTCCACCTTGACGTCCGTGGCTGTAGTAAGTGATGATGTATCAAAGAGCGGCGCTAACTCTCTGCTAATATCCGACACAGATACGACCAACAAACCATACGTTACGCGCGAGTTTTCAAACGGAGCAACATCAAACGGTAGCGTGTCATTCGATGTTTACATTCCGTCAGACAACGAAAAAACTACATACATTAATGTTGGCTCAGGTAAAAACAACTCAGATCGTTACTACGAATTGAGAATTTCGGGCAGTGGTAAAGTTGAAGCCGAAGCAGGATCAGATGACGTAGAAATAGGCACTATTACGACTGACGCTTGGAACTCAATGTCCCTAGCTTGGGATGGTGATGAGATTAACGTTTCTATTAATGGAAAAACGGTTGATGCGCCAAGCCAGTCCGAAACAGGCTTAGACGCAACGAATACACCATCACAACTGACTATTTATGTAGGGGACACAAGTGGTGCTTCAACAAAAGCATATTTCGATAACATCGATTCAAAGCAACTCTAGTGTTATTTTGTAGCACTTGATACTAGGCCAGGCTTTCGAGCCTGGCTTTATTTTTTACCTCTTCAGAAGAACAAAATTCAACACAATACTCTAAATTCAAGCCAGTCCCAGTGATTGCTTGCTCTATCTTGTTTCTTACCTTTTAAAGAATTCCACTGAAAACAAAAGCCTCATCAAATCGATGAGGCTTAAGTAGAAATCGAGTAGCTCTTAGTTTTCTATTAGTTTCAATTTTGATTTAGCTTGAGCTTAGAAAATGTCACGCTGTTATAGTCACCGTTTTTCTTGTCGACTGAAAAATCACCGGTGCCCGCACATCCTGTACCCCACACAGGGTGAGACTCACTGACGCTACATTGACCATAAGCTCCTGCTTTAAAATAGAACATGTCTTCTGCGTAGCCATGCTCAAAGTCCTTACTATCAATCCCCTTACTGAGATCTATGGAATAATTCACTGTCTCGTGGCGTTCTGTTTCAAACGTCAAGTTCATCATAGTTCCTTGAACTTCTATCTTGTAGCTGAACTCTTCACCAAGAGCGATACCAGCTTGGCCTGGTTCTTCAAGGTTATCCCAAGTATTTCCCCATACTGGATATGCAATATCAATACGATTTGGATCTTCCTTCGCTAGGTTACGCTCGTAGTTCCAAAATACAGAGCCCATTTTGTGTTCTGGGAATTTTTTATAGAAGATTTTAATGGGTTCATTTCCATGTCCATAACCTTTACCCTCTTTTATTCTTGCATCAATTTTTTTCGCGTGGATTTGACCGACAACAACAGAATGAGCAGGCCCTTTTTCTGGAAATTTGGCGTGTTCAGAAACATGGTTCACTTTCAAGGTCGCTTCCAACGTTCCACCTACGCGACTGTGTTTAGCAGCCTGAGGGTGGCTCGATAAAGCCCAATGGTTTGCTAAATCATCGGTTTGAATAGAAAAGTCAGCGCCACGAGGCATTTCACGTAGTTCAGAGCGAGCATTCTTCGAGTTTTTTGTCGTTACCGCTTTATTCTGCACTTCAAACACCAAGTTGCCTTCTTCGTTCAAGAAGAAGAAGTCTTTGTGTGAATAACTCAGCATCGCCACACCCTCGATTTCGTCCACTTTTCCGTCTTCATTGATATCGGAAGGAATAGTGATCTTCCAGTTTCGCATATCAAATTTATCGGCAGGGACTGGATAATCAACGCCATTATTTAAATCAGAAGCGATAGCAAGAGTTGGTAAGGTAACAGCCATTGCGGCTACGAGTAGATTGAGTTTCATGTTCAAACCTTATTATATGTAATATTGTCATACATATAATAAGGTTTGCAAAGGAATGATTCGAGGAAAGAAGTTATGATGTGCTCTATTGATCACAATTTATAAACTCGATAAACCCCAAAATGATAAGCTATACATACTCCTCTTTAGTCCATACCATCTACGAATCTTTTCGACCTAATCCGAAAGTCATAGGATCAATCGTACATTAGCTTGTCTGCCTTATTAATATCGAAATCTTTCAGAGACTTACGTGCTAAATGCCTAAATGGCCATGCCTTAACAATTTCTTCAAACGGCATGATTGCAAACACCCAAAACACTGAAAGGTCCAAGTATAAAATCATCAAAGCACATAACGGTATTGAGATTACCCACTGACCGGTAAAGTTAATCTTAAACACCTCCGTTGTTTTACCTAACGCTCTCAAAATATGACCATGAACGGTGTTATAGCCACGTACTATCGGTAGCAGTATGTAAAGTGGAGCAATCGCGGATAACGCTTTGTAAGTACTCGGGTCTAAGTCGGGATACAAATCAGGAAGAACGAAACTAAGTGCAAAAAAGAAAAATGCTGAAACGAACGAGATCATCACGGCCATATCAATACTAATATCGACATTGTTACGCAGCTCATCCATTTTTCTTGATCCAATTGCTTGGCTAATCGTGATTGCCGATGAATGCGCCCAAGCAGTAATGAACTGAGTACCCGCTTTGATCCAAGGCATCACGATAGTCATAGCGACATAAGCATTTAAGGTCAGTTGCGAGTACAGCAACATGTATATCGTTGCGCCAGTTTGTAACATTGTGACGTTCGCCGCGACGGGGAAAATCTCTTTAAAATGCTTATGTATATTGCTTTTCAATGACGCATCAAGCTTCTTAATAGACAAGATGATAGAATCATCAAGCTTAATGCACATGGTTAAATATAACAGCCGAATACTAATAGCAACCAAACTACCCGCCGCGGCGCCTTGAACGCCAATACCTTCAAAATTAGTCAGGCCGTGAATCAGAACATAAGACATCGCCACGTTGACTGGCAATTCAATCAAATAGCCTTTAAATGGAACTTTGGTCCGTCCAAGCGCATTGAACACCGCAATCATAACCTGAGTAATGGCATTGAATATGACGATGAACTTAGCAATTGCAAGGTAGCATTTTGTCTCCGCATAGAGATCAACGTTATCCGTCAACTTACTGATTAACGCTTCATCAAAGACAGTAATCAACAGCCAGAATAAGGATGCGACTAGAACGTTGATAACTAAAGCTGCCCAGAAACCTTTATTTAACGATAGATAATGACCAGAGCCTACGGCACGGCTAAGTACCAATTGAGACCCATTTGCTAGAGCCATTTGGATGCCTAAAACGAAAGAAACTATTGTTGTAGCAATCCCCATAGCAGCAAGTGAAACTTCACCTAATGGCGTAACAAGCAGCGTATCAATCATAAGCATTGATTGCATCAACAAAGCATTAAGAGCGAGCGGCCAAGCAAGAGATAAATTTTTCTTTATATATGGTTGGGAAAACATTAGTAAACCTTTGTAATGAGGTTAAACGTTTAAACTAAAGAGCTCGGTCATTAGGCAAAGTTCATGACAAAAAGAAACGACAGAAAAATCTTTTTAGTCAATAAAGGTGTACGCAAGCTCTTAACTATTCACGGCGTCGGAAAGCCTCTGATTCTCATCATTTAACAGCGTTTGAGAGGCTAAACGAGCTTGAAATGAGTTTCCGACCATAATTGCATCATAAATTGCACGGTGCTCATTAAGGCAGAACCTCCCTCCTTCAACTGACTTGTCAATAAACACCTTAAATATGGTCGAAAGTATATTGCTGAAGGGAACGTAGAATTGATTATCGGTACAAAGGAATATCGTTTGATGAAACAAATGATCGTTAGCAATCCACTCGTCATAATCGTGACATCGTGCTGCCATCGTCATTCTTTGAAATACAATTGACAACAGCTTTCTTTGCTCAGCATTGGCATTTTGGGCTGCCAGCGCACACGCCTCTGGTTCTATGGCTTTACGCAATCCTAAAAACTGAGATAGAAACGGCTTAGTATCTTCTAAATCTTGGATCCACTCTAAGAGTTGAGGATCAAGAAAATGCCAATAGTTTCTTGGTAGTACCGTAGTTCCAACTTTTGGTTTAGAGATAATTAAGCCTTTAGCAGACAGCAACTTCGTCGACTCTCGTAGTGCTGTCCGACTAACACCAAACAACTTACACAGTTCTATTTCACTCGGGAGCTTCTCATTTTGACTTAATTCTCCTGACAATATTTTGCGAGAAATCTGTCTTGCTACTTGTACATGTATCTTGTGATTTGAATTCCCGAGAAGTGAAAACTCTGCCATCTATATTCCTCATTGCCAGCAGCCTAAACGACTTGTTTAGCTAATAATTAGAAAAGGCCAAATGAAACACGCTTTGAAGGCGGAGACTTTCTGTGTAAATGTAAAGCACTGTTATTTAGCGTCTAAAATCTAACGATCTTATGAATATGATTTTTACTCGCGAGGTATATTGGCCAAACTCAATATTGAATGGTCGAGTAGTAACATCATGCACACCGATCTTTAGTATATAATAATACAATATCACTTTATTTAACAAGAAACCTGATCTTCTATTCAAATTGTGTGCTGTGTATTGAAAATCAGTGAGTACAATAAGTAGGCGCGACTAGAGTTAACTAACATATTGAGCTAACAAATAAATAAGGAATGATGTAAGAATCGGTGGCCTCATCTGTTATACGCTAAGTATCATAATCATGAAGGCTTCATAAAGCAGTCGGAGACTCAAAATGGATTTGTGAAGACAGCTGTTATTACGTAAACATCTTCTTGGTGAGCTACACTTTGGATGATATAGTCCAAGCTTAAATAATACAATTTTAACGATAAGTGATTTTATGTCTGGTGAATTTCATTCTATCTCCGGTTCCAAGCGCAGCTTACATGTACAAGTAGCTCGCGAAATTGCTCGTAGCATTTTGTCAGGCAAGATCCCTCAAGGGTCCATTCTTCCAGGAGAAATGTCCCTGTGTGAACAGTTTGGTATCAGTCGCACAGCTTTGCGTGAAGCCGTAAAACTTTTAACATCAAAAGGTTTACTCGAGTCACGTCCAAAAGTTGGTACTCGAGTCATCAACCGAGCGTACTGGAACTTTTTAGACCCACAATTAATTGAATGGATGGACGGTCTAACAGAGATAGATCAGTTCTGTCATCAATTTTTGGGGTTACGACGCGCGATAGAGCCTGAAGCTTGTGCACTAGCAGCGAAAAATGCCACTGCGGAACAGCGAATTCAGCTATCAGAAGCATTCCAAGATATGTTGGAAGTCGCTAAAGCAGACGAACTGGACAAAGCGCGCTGGATGGATGTAGATATTCGTTTCCATAGCATTATTTTTAACTCAACCGGAAACGACTTTTTCTTACCGTTTGGGCATGTTCTGACTACAATGTTCATTAACTTTATTGCTCACTCATCTGAGGAAGGCAATACGTGCATCGAAGAACATCGTGAGATTTATGAAGCAATAATGGCAGGCAATGCTGAAAAAGCACGTCAAGCTTCGGCTAACCACTTGTTGGAGTCAAAACATCGCTTACCCGAAGCCAGTTAAGCTTAGGGCTTGGGCGATCTAATAACTAGGCAAAAGCACGCATCTCGCGTGCTTTTTTAATTTCGTTTCCTCCAATTCTTTATGGCACACCATCAATATTTTGATATATAGTAATACAAATGTATTTTGAGAATGTTGTGTTATGACCGACTCGCTACTGCCAAATATCATACAGTTTATCAGCCAGATTGATCCGTTTGACAAGGTACCTAAAGGTGCACTTCGCGAGCTTGCTTCATCTGTTAAGATCACTTATTTAAGCAAGGGGGATGTTGTTGATCAATGTTCTTCTAAGAACGAAAAGTCACTTTATATTATTAGAACTGGCTCTATCGAACAGCGTAAATCTGATGGCATATTGAGAGCTAAACTTGGTCCGGAAGATTTGTTTGGCTTCACTTTTCTTGGTAACGAAGTCGAAAGCGGGAAAGAATACAAAGCAATTGCAATCGAAAATTCATTAGTTTATGTAATTCCAAATGCTGCGCTGAAAAAGTTGTGCACTTCTCATCCTGAATGTGCTGAACATTTTGCATCACAAGCTCAGGTACGGCTAAAGTCAGCATTAGATGTCGTGTGGTCTAACAAAGAAAAAGGGTTGTTTATTCGGCGTGTAGAGGAAGTTGCTAGTGGTCGAGTTGCAATTGTAACCGCTGAGCAATCCATTCAGTCAGTCGCCAACGAGATGATCGATAAGTGCTCTCCCTGCGCTGTCGTTTATCGTGATAAAAAAATAGTTGGACTGATTACCGACCGAGATATGACAAAGCGAGTCATCGCCAAAGGATTAAGCATCTCAACACCAGTCGTCGAAGTCATGTCGCCTGATCCTAAAACAATTCATCCTGACGATTTAGTTCTGCACGCAGCCTCCATTATGATGCAGCACAACATAAGAAATTTACCCCTAGTCAGAGACAATAACGTCGTTGGCGTTTTGACAACAACGCACTTGGTTCAAAACCATCGAGTCCAAGCAATATTTTTAATTGAAAAGATCAAATATGCTGGCAGTGTCAAAGCTTTGTCTAGTTTTACGTCTGAGCGCCAAGCTATTTTTGAAGCATTAGTCGAAGGACGGGTTTCACCAGAAATCATTGGTAAAGTGATGACCATGATTATGGATGCGTACACTCGTAGGTTAATACAAATAGCCATTGATAAGTTGGGAACACCTCCCTGTGACTTCTCTTGGATTGTGGCAGGCTCTCATGCTCGCCAAGAAGTACATATGCTGTCAGATCAAGATAGCGCCATCGTATTAGATGATTCGGCAACAGATAACGACCGTATCTACTTCAAACATTTAGCAATGATAGTAAGTAATGGCCTGAATAAATGTAACTATCCATTGTGTCCAGGGAAGTTTATGGCAGCGACCCCTAAATGGTGCCAGCCTCTCTCTGTTTGGAAAAAGTACTATAAGAAATGGGTGGCAAATCCTGAATACGAGCGCCTCCTCAATATCAGTGTCTTTTTAGAAATCCGAACCGTTTATGGAAACAAAGACTTTGAACAGATACTTCGCGATGAGCTTCACTCTAACATCAACGCTAATAGAGAATTCCTTACGATGTTAGTTAACGATGCGGTGAAAACAAACCCACCGTTAGGAATATTCAATAGCCTAGTATTACAAAAATCGGGAGAGAACAAGAAAACGCTCGACGTAAAAAAACACGCGATTAATCTAATCATTGATCTTGCAAGGATTTATGGTCTGGCAGTTGAATGTGACCTCACTGCAACTGATGAGCGTTTTAAAGCAGCTAACGAAAAAGGACTGCTCAGCCATGACGCGTACAAAAATATAATAAACGCATATCAATTCATCTTGTCGTTTCGATTTGCCCATCAATTAGAAGCACTAAAAAGTGGAGATGAGCCAAATAACCACATTGACCCCAATACGTTCGGTAGTTTTGAACGTCAACATTTAAAAGACGCGTTCCGCATCATTGCAGATCTACAAGAAGTCGCCAAACTCCGTTTTGGGAGCCGATAATGAAGCGCTTACTTGAGTACTTTCATCCATTGACACGAAAAAATCGTCAGAGACAAAAGCACTATAAAAAGAAGCACATCCCTCTTTATCTTAAAAAGCTGCTTCGCTCGCCAAATCTGGACGTAAATCAACGAGCTTTTGACACTGAGTTCATCGTTCTAGATCTTGAAACAACTGGCTTAGACAGTGAGGAAGAAGTCATTCTTTCCATGGGCTGGGTAGAGATTCGACAAGGCCATATTGACTTAGCAACAAGCCAACACCTTTATGTACATAGCGACTCAAAAATTAAGCCCGAAACCATAGTTGTTAACCATATTACCCAACAAATGCTGACTGATGGAATCTCTATTCATGAAGCAATGCGGACATTCTTTAAAGCAGCAGAAAACAAAGTTATTGTTGCGCACGGATGTATAGTCGAAACTAGCTTTATTAATCAATATTTACAGCGAGTTTTCAACATAAAAGAGTTGCCGCTCATTTGGATAGACACCTTGCGAATAGAAAAAAGGTTACAAAGAGCTATCAATGCTTCCGATGAATCAGATGTGACTCTAGCAGCGACAAGGGAACGTTACGGGTTACCCGCTTACAACGGCCATAATGCACTTGCAGATGCAATTGCAACTGCAGAGTTACTATTAGTTCAACAAACCCGTATCGCACCTCAGACAAACGCGACAGTCGGGCCCCTTTATCGGCTTAGCCTGTAATCATCCAGATCACAGGCCTATTTGCTAAACATGTTCTCTGTCACAATTTGGTATCATCAGCATTTACCTTAATTAATAATACAATATCATTAATGGAGCGACGTTAGCAAAATGCAGCGAATAGCCATTGTCACTTGCCAACATCAGAGCGAGTGTAAACTGATTAGTTGCTCCATATCATAACTACATTTTAGAGAGCTTAGCATTGCATGTGCGCAATGATTGTCGAAGATCTAGCAGTGTTACATAAACAACCGAATTCAGGTGATGTCCCCTCGAACGTCATCTTCAGTGGTTAGTAATCATGTAAAGCCGCTGTTGCGAACTTCAGCCGACAGCTCGCGGTACTAGTACCGTTTGGCCCATGCAGTACAGGCTTGCATGGGCTTTTTTTTAACAATCCTACATCAATCGATGTTAAATCCCTCTGCCAGATATGCATAAATCCGCGTCCATTCTTATTAGAGGACTTAAGATTCTTTATAAGTATATTCATAGAACCCATACCTAAACTCTACACTTTTAGCAGCTTCAGAGAAAAGCAATATCTGACACCGATCACTTGTATGATTAATTAAAGGGTTTATTACGCCTTACTGGTCACGGTTTTGAGTTATTGTACTACAAATAAGAGGGGCGAACGTTACTATTACTTGGGACAATAAACTACTTCAAAGGTCTAAAGATGGAACTCAATACTCTCATTGTGGGCATCTATTTTCTATTCTTAATCGCAATAGGTTGGATGTTCAGAACTTTTACTAGTACTACAAGCGACTACTTCCGAGGTGGCGGCAACATGCTTTGGTGGATGGTTGGAGCAACGGCATTTATGACTCAATTCTCTGCTTGGACATTTACTGGCGCCGCTGGTAAAGCCTACAATGATGGTTTTGCTGTCGCTATTATTTTCCTTGCAAACGCGTTTGGTTACTTCATGAACTTCGCTTACTTTGCACCGAAATTTCGTCAGTTACGCGTCGTAACTGTCATAGAAGCCATTCGTATGCGTTTTGGTACAACAAACGAACAAGTATTTACATGGTCTTCGATGCCAAACAGTGTTGTCTCTGCAGGTGTATGGCTTAACGCTCTTGCTATTATAGCTTCAGGTATTTTTGGTTTTGATATGACAGCAACCATCTGGATTACCGGTTTAGTTGTACTTGCGATGTCGGTAACTGGCGGCTCTTGGGCGGTTATCGCCTCCGATTTCATGCAAATGGTCATCATCATGGCGGTAACGATCACATGTGCAGCCGTTGCTATTGTTCAAGGTGGTGGCGTTACTGAAATTATCTCTAACTTCCCAGTCGCAGAAAGTGGCAGCTTTGTTGCAGGTAACAACCTGAACTACTTAAGCATCTTTAGTATTTGGGCGTTCTTTATCTTCGTTAAGCAGTTCTCTATTACAAACAATATGTTGAACTCTTACCGTTACCTAGCTGCAAAAGACTCTAAAAATGCAAAAAAAGCAGCTTTGCTAGCATGTGTATTGATGCTGGGTGGGGTTTTCATTTGGTTCATGCCTTCTTGGTATATTGCAGGCCAAGGGGTTGATTTAGCGGCAGCTTATCCAGATGCTGGTAACAAAGCAGGCGACTTCGCGTACCTATACTTCGTTCAAGAGTACATGCCAGCAGGTATGGTTGGACTTCTGGTCGCTGCAATGTTTGCTGCTACGATGTCCTCTATGGACTCTGGTCTTAACCGCAATTCAGGTATTTTCGTAAAGAACTTTTATGAACCGATCGTTCGTAAAGGCCAAGCATCAGAGAAAGAGCTAGTCGCAGTTTCTAAAGCAACATCGGCGGTATTTGGCGTTGCAATTATTCTAATCGCGCAGTTTATAAACTCTCTAAAAGGTCTGAGTCTATTCGACACTATGATGTACGTTGGTGCGCTCATCGGATTCCCAATGACAATTCCAGCGTTTTTAGGCTTCTTTATCAAGAAAACTCCAGACTGGGCAGGTTGGGGAACTCTAGTCGTGGGTGGCATCGTTTCCTACCTTGTTGGGTTTGTTATCACAGCTGATATGGTGTCATCGGCGTTTGGCCTTGAGGAGTTGACTAGCCGAGAATGGTCTGATGTGAAAGTAGCAATAGGTCTAATCGGACACATGACGCTAACTGGTGGCTTCTTCATGTTGTCGACTCTATTCTACAAGCCTCTAACTGACAAACGTCAAGCAGATGTCGATAAGTTCTTTGAAAACCTATCAACGCCTCTTGTAGCGGAATCAGTGGCACAGAAAAAACTCGATAACAAGCAACGTCAAATGCTGGGTAAACTTATCGCGGTCGCAGGTATAGGTGTCATGTTTATGGCTCTGCTACCTAACCCAGTATGGGGGCGCTTAGTGTTTATTCTATGTGGTGCCATCGTCGGAGGTGTTGGTCTACTACTCGTAAAAGCTGTGGATTCAAGCGCTGAACAAGCCTCTGAACCTGTGACAGAAAGTTAAATCTCTTATTCTAATAAACGCGGCTATTCTTTGGCCGCGTTTTTTAATTCTAAGTTCCCAGTACGAACACTTCACCCTTTTACGAAGACATATCATCTTGTCTAGGGTTATCGAATTGCAGCTTTATTTTGTCATTCGATAAGGCTAAACCAGAACGTGATAATCTGATCGAGTTAAAAGTGCAGCCTACCTTGCTTAAGTAAACGCCCCAAAGCCATCCAAATACCTGATGAAGTAAAGATCTCGGCTCGTATACTTTGTTGCCGCTTCGTGATTTAGACTGGCTAGACCTTTACATCACTACCTAGTCTACAAGCCAAACTATTCCCTCTGAACAAACCATCTCGGGATTACTTAGGTACACTATTTTCTCTTTTTGCAGATGGCACAACAACCGCTACCAATAAAGCTAACAGCAGGAACACAGGGCTAAGCATTAATCCATGCCAGATTGAATACCCATCATGGAACAGCCAGAATATACCAAGCGTCAGTAGGTACGAAAAGTAGCTGCAAAACACCAAGCTAATCGCGACAAAGCGCTTTTGATTAATAAT encodes the following:
- a CDS encoding oligogalacturonate-specific porin KdgM family protein, whose product is MKAVTTMSLFVASTLMAGAVSAATLDYRAEYKHESETYAQRIKISGSSKINDQTKLNFGVEQKFHSYDNSHFWDQLVAGDSEFDWGVRYQINKQWFIQPGMPITFGDDDEKTTYKPQVRVGYKSSFGLSTALRYRHEFQVYSDGAGNKTLTDGTSVSVAGKTVEQGKWTLTGSYDMRQFDNEYLDNVKLSYEINYNKNYDEVRLSDWKDSEWDAGLIVGYQMGDFRPYFELWNVKGKDGSTTDDRQLRTRLGLKYSF
- a CDS encoding LamG domain-containing protein; this encodes MQVTKIAAAIAISTGLLTGCNTDLRDAPSAPPPTETESELSQGMWDISTPATVAKSDDEHDLPNVYVFEDGTQKYYNDDDNFGTYTIYTSTYTEDKDTETLTFNLYDESDLSNPTELTGTYEVSNGMLTISGTNDGNFTGNDESENDAVKDAVAAANNDAGDNNVVQILDTNKGGTEEDTGELRIKLSDSTSVSEISTGRLTVDLTYQHHEETEQEADGSGDNAYISFYAAKTSNSNLHGEVAFENGKIKYRDASGNLTETGDTFELGENLAIEVSWVENFFSFSVNGKQIGEMLPVADGTAVTYVSLRLGDNGNTTNFELNADNLKIYSSDSGSEVLVLEEDFDNYIPGLDLATIYNSASSEAVVISDGSSNPDKPSEDVSENFDSYPVGTNISSANSSWKEYNTVADDSSTLTSVAVVSDDVSKSGANSLLISDTDTTNKPYVTREFSNGATSNGSVSFDVYIPSDNEKTTYINVGSGKNNSDRYYELRISGSGKVEAEAGSDDVEIGTITTDAWNSMSLAWDGDEINVSINGKTVDAPSQSETGLDATNTPSQLTIYVGDTSGASTKAYFDNIDSKQL
- a CDS encoding polysaccharide lyase family 7 protein is translated as MKLNLLVAAMAVTLPTLAIASDLNNGVDYPVPADKFDMRNWKITIPSDINEDGKVDEIEGVAMLSYSHKDFFFLNEEGNLVFEVQNKAVTTKNSKNARSELREMPRGADFSIQTDDLANHWALSSHPQAAKHSRVGGTLEATLKVNHVSEHAKFPEKGPAHSVVVGQIHAKKIDARIKEGKGYGHGNEPIKIFYKKFPEHKMGSVFWNYERNLAKEDPNRIDIAYPVWGNTWDNLEEPGQAGIALGEEFSYKIEVQGTMMNLTFETERHETVNYSIDLSKGIDSKDFEHGYAEDMFYFKAGAYGQCSVSESHPVWGTGCAGTGDFSVDKKNGDYNSVTFSKLKLNQN
- a CDS encoding MATE family efflux transporter — translated: MQSMLMIDTLLVTPLGEVSLAAMGIATTIVSFVLGIQMALANGSQLVLSRAVGSGHYLSLNKGFWAALVINVLVASLFWLLITVFDEALISKLTDNVDLYAETKCYLAIAKFIVIFNAITQVMIAVFNALGRTKVPFKGYLIELPVNVAMSYVLIHGLTNFEGIGVQGAAAGSLVAISIRLLYLTMCIKLDDSIILSIKKLDASLKSNIHKHFKEIFPVAANVTMLQTGATIYMLLYSQLTLNAYVAMTIVMPWIKAGTQFITAWAHSSAITISQAIGSRKMDELRNNVDISIDMAVMISFVSAFFFFALSFVLPDLYPDLDPSTYKALSAIAPLYILLPIVRGYNTVHGHILRALGKTTEVFKINFTGQWVISIPLCALMILYLDLSVFWVFAIMPFEEIVKAWPFRHLARKSLKDFDINKADKLMYD
- a CDS encoding FadR/GntR family transcriptional regulator; the protein is MAEFSLLGNSNHKIHVQVARQISRKILSGELSQNEKLPSEIELCKLFGVSRTALRESTKLLSAKGLIISKPKVGTTVLPRNYWHFLDPQLLEWIQDLEDTKPFLSQFLGLRKAIEPEACALAAQNANAEQRKLLSIVFQRMTMAARCHDYDEWIANDHLFHQTIFLCTDNQFYVPFSNILSTIFKVFIDKSVEGGRFCLNEHRAIYDAIMVGNSFQARLASQTLLNDENQRLSDAVNS
- a CDS encoding FadR/GntR family transcriptional regulator, whose product is MSGEFHSISGSKRSLHVQVAREIARSILSGKIPQGSILPGEMSLCEQFGISRTALREAVKLLTSKGLLESRPKVGTRVINRAYWNFLDPQLIEWMDGLTEIDQFCHQFLGLRRAIEPEACALAAKNATAEQRIQLSEAFQDMLEVAKADELDKARWMDVDIRFHSIIFNSTGNDFFLPFGHVLTTMFINFIAHSSEEGNTCIEEHREIYEAIMAGNAEKARQASANHLLESKHRLPEAS